In one Lycium barbarum isolate Lr01 chromosome 7, ASM1917538v2, whole genome shotgun sequence genomic region, the following are encoded:
- the LOC132603940 gene encoding membrane-anchored ubiquitin-fold protein 6-like, which yields MAVQELVEIKFRLADGSDIGPNKYASSTTVASLKEKLIAQWPKDKDNGPRTTNDVKLINAGSILENSKTLGESILPVVEVPGGVITMHVVVKPPNNDKNNNKLEEDSTINGGCACTTCTIL from the exons ATGGCTGTACAAGAACTGGTTGAGATCAAATTCAGGCTTGCTGATGGTAGTGATATTGGGCCAAATAAGTATGCATCTAGCACTACAGTGGCATCTCTCAAAGAAAAATTAATTGCACAGTGGCCTAAAG ataaaGATAATGGGCCAAGGACAACAAACGACGTGAAGCTTATTAATGCCGGAAGCATTCTTGAAAATAGTAAAACTCTTGGTGAATCCATACTTCCAGTCGTTGAAGTTCCAGGAGGTGTCATCActatgcatgttgttgtaaaGCCCCCCAATAACGACAAAAACAACA ATAAGCTGGAGGAGGATTCCACTATCAACGGCGGGTGTGCATGTACAACATGTACAATCTTATAA